One window of the Colias croceus chromosome 5, ilColCroc2.1 genome contains the following:
- the LOC123691658 gene encoding leukocyte surface antigen CD53-like isoform X3, whose protein sequence is MAMSGAMDSCGRCMKVSLVAINVVTFLGGLLAVAIGAWIWTSRSFSSTLMSNNMFIASVVVVVAMGAAIMLLSFLGCCGAAKEVKCMLLTYYILVFIIFVAMLVGGILLFVFREKVLSTLDREMHASIPNYGVKHEYTKAWDDTQTYLQCCGVKSHNDWNGNVPESCCKELYPGKRLDCKYSPNPTTMHMDGCLNKTIDLLREDAAYVGAVAIIVALVMVLALIFSCGLFVKIE, encoded by the exons ATGGCGATGAGCGGCGCGATGGACAGCTGCGGCCGGTGTATGAAGGTTTCCCTGGTCGCCATTAATGTTGTCACATTT TTAGGTGGTCTGCTAGCAGTAGCGATAGGAGCATGGATTTGGACGTCCCGGTCTTTCTCGAGCACGCTCATGAGCAATAACATGTTTATTGCTTCTGTGGTCGTGGTCGTGGCTATGGGCGCCGCCATCATGCTGCTGTCCTTCCTTGGCTGCTGCggcgccgctaaagaagtcaAGTGCATGCTGTTGacg TATTATATCCTGGTATTCATAATCTTCGTCGCAATGCTAGTTGGCGGGATCCTTTTATTCGTGTTCCGGGAGAAGGTCCTCTCAACACTGGACCGGGAGATGCACGCGTCTATTCCTAACTATGGAGTGAAGCACGAATACACCAAGGCGTGGGACGACACACAGACGTATCTGCAGTGCTGTGGGGTTAAGAGTCATAACGACTGGAACGGCAATGTTCCTGAGAGCTGCTGTAAGGAGCTGTACCCGGGCAAG CGACTGGACTGCAAATATTCGCCAAACCCGACCACGATGCACATGGACGGTTGTCTCAACAAGACCATCGACTTGCTTCGCGAAGACGCCGCGTATGTCGGCGCAGTAGCTATTATTGTAGCCTTGGTTATG gtaTTGGCGTTAATCTTCTCTTGTGGATTATTCGTGAAAATAGAGTGA
- the LOC123691823 gene encoding uncharacterized protein LOC123691823 codes for MRTLIVFTFLCAFLNKLECKSDTVDVFEFGTHEGRVVFSTSGNIGLLKKNVKVPLKVPYCMDLTYVRVEVDNWRAPPKVDFDPEINTVNIKYRRLQYSKSSYTVIAKGIPVKNCVKKQYSK; via the exons ATGAGGACACTTattgtatttacttttttatgtgCATTCTTGAACAAATTAGAATGTAAAAGCGACACAGTAGATGTATTCGAATTCG GAACACATGAAGGACGCGTGGTATTTTCAACATCCGGTAATATTGGATTATTGaagaaaaatgtgaaagtaCCACTAAAA GTACCATATTGTATGGATCTTACCTACGTTCGAGTGGAAGTGGATAATTGGCGAGCCCCACCAAAAGTAGACTTTGACCCCGAAATCAATACTGTCAACATAAAGTACAGAAGACTACAGTACAGCAAGTCTTCCTATACAGTCATTGCTAAGGGTATTCCTGTTAAAAATTGCGtgaaaaaacaatattctaaataa
- the LOC123691960 gene encoding uncharacterized protein LOC123691960 yields MKSFIFGVLFVLAHNSCCCADSSTVDVFEFGNNEGHVAFTKSGKIGVLEKNVDVPIILPYCMELRYVRVDVDNAIGPPKVDFDADVNTVRIRYRRGQFSISSYTVTAKAVQSSICGQPY; encoded by the exons ATGAAGTCGTTTATATTTGgcgttttatttgttttggcTCATAATTCATGCTGTTGTGCAGACAGTAGTACTGTGGATGTTTTTGAGTTCG GTAATAATGAAGGACATGTTGCATTTACAAAATCTGGTAAAATTGGTGTACTGGAAAAAAACGTCGACGTACCTATTATT TTACCATACTGCATGGAGTTGAGATATGTGCGGGTAGACGTAGATAACGCTATCGGGCCTCCAAAGGTGGATTTCGACGCAGACGTGAACACGGTCCGCATTAGATACCGGCGAGGACAGTTCAGTATTTCCAGCTATACAGTGACTGCCAAAGCTGTGCAATCGAGTATTTGCGGCCAACCGTATTAG
- the LOC123691798 gene encoding tetraspanin-9-like: MRSSALVLFVCAGLLLSGGAILGVSTSWNLFRMSYYFWTTDLGVELGASILFIAGALLCLPACWLATLVPYYPKSISILSTLMVLVTAAMVLLSTGLTSITALSKATRDPLMLKTSMLRALSVESQDLAVKNAFAAMQIELKCCGVNSYSDWSMYRRGLPPACCGRVMNVKSGDRCELPLYNVGCLRPAVNELRLFVNSLSVLACSIITVMAVTLFATAYTLVTGVADRTKTLQPLRVACFANTFMPSNLTPQANNPQHNAQPNNFGITHISPPNLYPSLLPPANTV; the protein is encoded by the exons ATGCGAAGTAGCGCTctagttttgtttgtttgtgctGGCTTACTACTT agtGGAGGCGCGATCCTCGGTGTATCGACGTCATGGAACCTCTTCCGCATGTCCTACTACTTCTGGACCACAGACCTTGGTGTGGAGCTCGGCGCTAGCATACTCTTCATTGCTGGAGCGCTCCTCTGCTTGCCGGCTTGTTGGCTTGCCACCCTAGTGCCGTATTACCCTAAATCTATTTCAATCTTGTCTACA TTAATGGTGCTGGTAACTGCGGCGATGGTGCTGCTGTCCACTGGCTTGACTTCCATTACGGCCTTGTCGAAAGCTACACGGGACCCATTGATGTTAAAGACGAGCATGTTACGCGCTTTGTCGGTCGAATCGCAAGATCTCGCTGTCAAAAATGCTTTCGCTGCTATGCAAATTGAG ctgaAATGCTGCGGTGTTAATTCTTATTCTGACTGGAGCATGTATCGTCGTGGTCTGCCTCCCGCCTGCTGTGGTCGTGTTATGAATGTGAAG TCTGGTGACCGTTGCGAATTACCGTTGTACAACGTGGGCTGCCTTCGTCCTGCTGTAAATGAACTGCGCTTGTTCGTCAACTCGCTCTCTGTGCTTGCGTGTTCTATTATTACTGTTATG GCTGTGACTCTATTCGCTACGGCTTATACTCTGGTGACGGGCGTAGCGGATCGAACCAAAACCCTACAGCCGCTACGAGTTGCTTGCTTCGCTAACACATTCATGCCCTCTAACTTAACCCCTCAAGCTAATAATCCACAACATAATGCTCAACCcaataattttggaataaCCCACATTAGTCCACCTAATCTTTACCCGTCTCTTTTGCCCCCGGCTAACACAGTGTAA
- the LOC123691702 gene encoding tudor domain-containing protein 3: MSLKESLKELGWYLSDEGVDTISENGKIQDVQLLSKKALDYDLRDIGDAAFPEDFLKDPSKLESPVVIQIQKVRNVSAPKANEESTSAPRMLKLILHDGKSTCAALEINPIPNLTINTPPGTKILLKCEGLEIYHNVIWLSPNVVTVLGGKVSHMIEKWELNRSLAKHTRGGVDAGPPPWIPFGQRLEANPLEKQFKSLQEAAKQDNPEFEAQRKGAIAEAQRLSGVKKVFGGGTKPLLDANVQKIVDAGFTEEQAENALKYTKNNVDRALRILQKRDNSENRNKEKPKESEPPKRKGRNKDKDNNNDEDVIPVKPSGKVSLFDFLEDKLPNVPDRQRDRNNRSENNAPYEENRERNYGSRDRNNTRQNPRNQGTRHDGSRHRSDNRGHYNDNHPSHRDERKYQTQVETPPRFQKKFEEMNKQHSNNQYGYKNSYNNQPHNQYNNRRNDRNYNNDSKMQQQNQQPYQNNNIQGIDNLVEATANMNLINQQRPNEETPSPHTYQTQEQSYPKQPYHHNQNVQDSQQYRRNNDVPKYQDQSYQRRQQPNGYVDQPPQNAMYPNVNYMANMQGGYNGRQYGYGGRPQEYNTLRTGGPFLPGSLLGFQNAAVNEQARAMLGVADINWKVGDRCLALYWEDNNFYEAEITGISANTVVVKFCAYGNHEEVLKSNCLPYPNQATSGGYASRGVFPARRP, encoded by the exons ATGTCGCTCAAAGAAAGTCTCAAAGAGCTGGGCTG GTACCTGAGTGACGAAGGTGTGGACACTATCAGTGAAAATGGAAAAATACAGGATGTACAGCTTCTAAGTAAAAAAGCATTAGAT tACGATTTGAGGGATATAGGCGATGCAGCTTTCCctgaagattttttaaaagatcCATCCAAATTAGAGAGCCCTGTTGTAATTCAGATACAGAAAGTTAGGAATGTATCTGCTCCTAAAGCTAATGAGGAATCAACATCTGCTCCTCGCATGTTGAAGTTGATATTGCATGATGGCAAATCAACATGTGCTGCGTTAGAAATAAATCCTATTcctaatttaacaataaatactcCACCAGGCACTAAAATACTGTTGAAATGTGAAGGTCTAGAAATATACCATAATGTTATCTGGTTGTCTCCCAATGTGGTCACAGTCCTAGGAGGAAAGGTATCTCATATGATTGAAAAATGGGAATTAAATAGAAGCCTTGCTAAACATACTCGag GTGGTGTTGATGCCGGTCCTCCACCGTGGATTCCATTTGGTCAAAGGTTAGAAGCTAACCCATtggaaaaacaatttaaaagccTACAAGAAGCAGCTAAGCAAGACAACCCAGAGTTTGAGGCTCAAAGAAAAGGAGCTATAGCTGAAGCACAACGGTTATCTGGTGTAAAGAAG gtaTTCGGAGGTGGAACAAAACCATTACTTGATGCAAATGTACAGAAGATTGTTGATGCTGGATTTACTGAAGAACAGGCTGaaaatgctttaaaatacACTAAGAATAATGTAGATCGAGCACTTAGAATATTGCAAAAGCGAGACAATTCAGAAAATCGTAATAAAGAAAAGCCAAAAGAATCTGAACCACCAAAACGAAAAGGGCGaaataaagacaaagataATAACAATGATGAGGATGTTATACCAGTGAAACCCTCTGGAAAAGTGTCCCTCTTTGACTTTTTGGAGGACAAACTTCCTAATGTTCCAGATAGACAACGTGACAGAAACAACCGCAGTGAAAACAATGCTCCATATGAAGAAAACCGCGAAAGAAATTATGGGAGTAGAGACAGAAATAATACCCGCCAGAATCCTCGAAATCAAGGCACAAGGCATGACGGCTCTCGACATCGATCAGACAACAGAGGTCATTATAATGACAACCATCCATCGCACCGAGATGAACGGAAATATCAAACCCAAGTAGAGACTCCACCTAGATTCCAAAAGAAATTTGAGGAAATGAATAAACAACACTCAAACAACCAATATGGCtataaaaattcatataacAATCAACCCCATAACCAATACAATAATAGGAGAAATgatagaaattataataatgatagTAAAATGCAACAACAGAACCAGCAaccttatcaaaataataacatcCAAGGGATAGACAATTTAGTAGAAGCAACAGCTAATATGAATCTTATAAATCAGCAACGTCCCAATGAAGAAACACCTTCTCCACACACTTACCAAACACAAGAGCAATCTTATCCTAAACAGCCTTATCATCACAACCAGAATGTACAAGATTCCCAACAATATAGGCGAAATAATGATGTGCCAAAGTATCAGGATCAGTCATATCAGCGTCGACAGCAACCCAATGGTTATGTGGATCAACCACCTCAAAATGCTATGTATccaaatgtaaattatatggCGAATATGCAAGGAGGTTACAATGGTCGACAATACGGTTATGGTGGAAGGCCACAAGAGTATAATACATTGCGAACGGGAGGTCCGTTTTTACCAGGCTCATTGCTCGGGTTTCAAAATGCAGCTGTTAATGAACAAGCCCGTGCGATGTTAGGTGTAGCTGATATTAATTGGAAAGTTGGGGATCGCTGCTTGGCACTATATTGGGAAGATAATAat TTTTATGAAGCTGAGATAACTGGTATATCAGCCAATACTGTAGTAGTCAAATTTTGTGCATATGGTAATCACGAAGAAGTCCTCAAGTCCAACTGCTTGCCTTATCCAAACCAAG CGACGTCGGGCGGCTACGCGTCGCGCGGCGTGTTCCCCGCGCGGCGGCCCTAG
- the LOC123691814 gene encoding uncharacterized protein LOC123691814: MLPYRERACDELLENPLLRTPPPEPERPRPPRVRKPREFKLPPRFPLLSKDFYATWCNHQKELQMAKHKVDDHPPELFPELYLKPRRLDYYARQLEENMNVNKELLKRINLIQRTGGFVDCWMYPELTDTYNKLLCKQRQRVLDEIRRQNLYFYSRLLIARSEQPLTKELEELWKDTKHKLILGASLPFILFKTEKIDRDIRDPAFDKPPNANRTKVSMDIWVVGGSKIGRVTIELFNDIAPRTCQLFLSLVKGDKRGHAYTGTRIFRVVPDLYCRGGDVTKDNGFGCYLPEGQTDPMEPECLRLKHSVPGVLSMVVTSDNEVCGQFNIIFKPLPQFDGKHVVFGRIIGGPAQALERISALGLPLGTTTSDCIIKSCGWYTRTNQYKEGNPNTIKFPPRRKAKN; encoded by the exons ATGTTGCCATACCGCGAACGTGCGTGTGATGAATTGCTTGAAAACCCGTTACTGCGAACCCCGCCACCGGAGCCTGAGCGCCCTCGCCCACCTCGTGTTCGTAAACCGAGGGAGTTCAAATTA CCACCAAGATTCCCTCTTCTATCAAAAGATTTCTATGCAACATGGTGCAATCACCAAAAGgag TTGCAAATGGCCAAACATAAGGTGGACGACCACCCCCCAGAACTTTTTCCCGAACTTTATTTGAAGCCTCGTCGCTTAGACTACTACGCTCGACAActtgaagaaaacatgaatgttaATAAGGAATTACTAAAACGCATCAATCTTATACAACGAACCGGG GGATTTGTAGATTGTTGGATGTATCCGGAGCTTACGGATACATACAACAAACTTTTGTGTAAGCAAAGACAACGAGTGCTAGATGAAATTCGAAGACagaacttatatttttattcccgACTCTTGATCGCT AGATCCGAGCAACCACTTACGAAAGAACTAGAAGAACTTTGGAAGGATACAaagcataaattaatattaggaGCATC tttaccctttattttattcaaaactgaaAAGATTGATCGTGATATAAGGGATCCCGCTTTTGACAAACCACCAAACGCAAATCGCACAAA AGTTTCAATGGATATTTGGGTAGTTGGAGGATCTAAAATCGGACGAGTCACGATTGAACTGTTTAATGATATCGCACCCCGAACCTGTCAACTATTTCTCTCTCTTGTGAAAGGTGATAAAAGGGGTCACGCTTATACGGGTACAAGAATATTCAG AGTAGTACCAGACTTGTACTGTCGAGGTGGCGACGTTACCAAAGATAATGGATTCGGTTGCTACTTACCGGAAGGTCAGACTGATCCTATGGAACCTGAATGTCTACGGCTTAAACATTCCGTTCCAG gcGTCTTATCTATGGTGGTAACATCGGATAATGAAGTGTGCGGACAgttcaatataattttcaaaccCCTGCCACAATTTGATGGCAAGCATGTTGTCTTCGGCAGG aTAATAGGAGGGCCAGCGCAAGCGCTAGAAAGAATCAGTGCTTTAGGTCTCCCATTGGGGACTACTACATCTGACTGCATCATTAAGAGCTGCGGCTGGTACACTCGCACTAATCAGTATAAGGAAGGCAATccaaatactataaaattcCCACCACGACGAAAAGCTAAAAATTGA
- the LOC123691658 gene encoding leukocyte surface antigen CD53-like isoform X2, producing MEDQISPHDERVAMAMSGAMDSCGRCMKVSLVAINVVTFLGGLLAVAIGAWIWTSRSFSSTLMSNNMFIASVVVVVAMGAAIMLLSFLGCCGAAKEVKCMLLTYYILVFIIFVAMLVGGILLFVFREKVLSTLDREMHASIPNYGVKHEYTKAWDDTQTYLQCCGVKSHNDWNGNVPESCCKELYPGKRLDCKYSPNPTTMHMDGCLNKTIDLLREDAAYVGAVAIIVALVMVLALIFSCGLFVKIE from the exons atggAAGATCAAATATCACCTCATGATGAacg GGTGGCGATGGCGATGAGCGGCGCGATGGACAGCTGCGGCCGGTGTATGAAGGTTTCCCTGGTCGCCATTAATGTTGTCACATTT TTAGGTGGTCTGCTAGCAGTAGCGATAGGAGCATGGATTTGGACGTCCCGGTCTTTCTCGAGCACGCTCATGAGCAATAACATGTTTATTGCTTCTGTGGTCGTGGTCGTGGCTATGGGCGCCGCCATCATGCTGCTGTCCTTCCTTGGCTGCTGCggcgccgctaaagaagtcaAGTGCATGCTGTTGacg TATTATATCCTGGTATTCATAATCTTCGTCGCAATGCTAGTTGGCGGGATCCTTTTATTCGTGTTCCGGGAGAAGGTCCTCTCAACACTGGACCGGGAGATGCACGCGTCTATTCCTAACTATGGAGTGAAGCACGAATACACCAAGGCGTGGGACGACACACAGACGTATCTGCAGTGCTGTGGGGTTAAGAGTCATAACGACTGGAACGGCAATGTTCCTGAGAGCTGCTGTAAGGAGCTGTACCCGGGCAAG CGACTGGACTGCAAATATTCGCCAAACCCGACCACGATGCACATGGACGGTTGTCTCAACAAGACCATCGACTTGCTTCGCGAAGACGCCGCGTATGTCGGCGCAGTAGCTATTATTGTAGCCTTGGTTATG gtaTTGGCGTTAATCTTCTCTTGTGGATTATTCGTGAAAATAGAGTGA
- the LOC123691658 gene encoding leukocyte surface antigen CD53-like isoform X1, with amino-acid sequence MKKILNIRPRLTHNHGASKTKYSERHWRVAMAMSGAMDSCGRCMKVSLVAINVVTFLGGLLAVAIGAWIWTSRSFSSTLMSNNMFIASVVVVVAMGAAIMLLSFLGCCGAAKEVKCMLLTYYILVFIIFVAMLVGGILLFVFREKVLSTLDREMHASIPNYGVKHEYTKAWDDTQTYLQCCGVKSHNDWNGNVPESCCKELYPGKRLDCKYSPNPTTMHMDGCLNKTIDLLREDAAYVGAVAIIVALVMVLALIFSCGLFVKIE; translated from the exons ATGAAGAAGATTCTAAATATAAGACCTAGATTAACGCATAATCATGGTGCATCAAAAACGAAATATTCCGAAAGGCATTGGAG GGTGGCGATGGCGATGAGCGGCGCGATGGACAGCTGCGGCCGGTGTATGAAGGTTTCCCTGGTCGCCATTAATGTTGTCACATTT TTAGGTGGTCTGCTAGCAGTAGCGATAGGAGCATGGATTTGGACGTCCCGGTCTTTCTCGAGCACGCTCATGAGCAATAACATGTTTATTGCTTCTGTGGTCGTGGTCGTGGCTATGGGCGCCGCCATCATGCTGCTGTCCTTCCTTGGCTGCTGCggcgccgctaaagaagtcaAGTGCATGCTGTTGacg TATTATATCCTGGTATTCATAATCTTCGTCGCAATGCTAGTTGGCGGGATCCTTTTATTCGTGTTCCGGGAGAAGGTCCTCTCAACACTGGACCGGGAGATGCACGCGTCTATTCCTAACTATGGAGTGAAGCACGAATACACCAAGGCGTGGGACGACACACAGACGTATCTGCAGTGCTGTGGGGTTAAGAGTCATAACGACTGGAACGGCAATGTTCCTGAGAGCTGCTGTAAGGAGCTGTACCCGGGCAAG CGACTGGACTGCAAATATTCGCCAAACCCGACCACGATGCACATGGACGGTTGTCTCAACAAGACCATCGACTTGCTTCGCGAAGACGCCGCGTATGTCGGCGCAGTAGCTATTATTGTAGCCTTGGTTATG gtaTTGGCGTTAATCTTCTCTTGTGGATTATTCGTGAAAATAGAGTGA